A genome region from Streptomyces sp. S4.7 includes the following:
- a CDS encoding response regulator transcription factor — MTPVRILLADDEHLIRGAFAALLGLEEDLTVVAEAASGPEALAMALAHRPDVAVLDLQMPGADGVKVATSLRTELPGCRTMIVTSHGRPGHLKRALAAGVRGFVPKTVSARQLAEIIRTVHAGNRHVDPELAADAISAGDSPLTAREAEVLELAADGAPIADIAAWASLSQGTVRNYLSSAASKLGASSRHTAVRLARERGWV, encoded by the coding sequence GTGACACCCGTACGCATCCTGCTCGCCGACGACGAGCATCTGATCCGGGGCGCGTTCGCGGCGCTCCTCGGGCTGGAGGAGGATCTGACCGTCGTCGCCGAGGCCGCCTCCGGGCCCGAGGCGCTGGCGATGGCGCTGGCACACCGCCCGGACGTCGCCGTCCTCGACCTCCAGATGCCGGGCGCCGACGGTGTGAAGGTCGCCACATCTCTGCGTACCGAACTGCCCGGCTGCCGGACGATGATCGTCACCAGCCACGGCCGCCCCGGCCATCTCAAGCGGGCCCTGGCGGCGGGGGTGCGCGGCTTCGTACCGAAGACCGTCAGTGCCCGGCAGCTCGCCGAGATCATCCGTACCGTGCACGCCGGAAACCGGCACGTGGACCCGGAGTTGGCGGCCGACGCGATCTCCGCCGGTGACTCGCCGCTGACCGCGCGCGAGGCCGAGGTGCTGGAGCTGGCCGCCGACGGGGCGCCGATCGCCGACATCGCGGCATGGGCCTCGCTGTCGCAGGGCACCGTACGGAACTACCTGTCGTCGGCCGCGTCCAAACTGGGGGCTTCGAGCCGGCATACGGCGGTGCGTCTCGCCCGGGAGCGAGGTTGGGTATAG
- the purD gene encoding phosphoribosylamine--glycine ligase: MKVLVIGGGAREHALCRSLSLDPDVTALHCAPGNAGIAEVAQLHPVDAMDGAAVARLATELEARLVVVGPEAPLVAGVADAVRDAGIACFGPSAEAARLEGSKAFAKDVMAAASVPTGRSYVCTTPEEIDKALDAFGAPFVVKDDGLAAGKGVVVTDYIAAAREHALACGRVVIEEFLDGPEVSLFAVTDGRTVLPLRPAQDFKRALDGDEGPNTGGMGAYSPLPWADPKLVDEVLETVLQPTVDELRRRGTPFAGLLYAGLAITGRGVRVIEFNARFGDPETQVVLARLRTPLAGVLLAAAEERLADQPSLVWRDDAAVTVVVASHNYPGTPRTGDPIEGLADVVAQDAPHAYVLHAGTRLADDGSTVLSAGGRVLSVTATGKDLGQARERAYAAVDRIRLDGSQHRTDIAREAAEA; the protein is encoded by the coding sequence GTGAAGGTCCTAGTCATCGGCGGCGGTGCCCGCGAACACGCCCTGTGCCGCTCTCTGTCCCTCGATCCCGACGTCACCGCCCTGCACTGCGCGCCGGGCAACGCCGGCATCGCCGAAGTCGCCCAGCTGCACCCGGTCGACGCCATGGACGGTGCGGCCGTCGCCCGGCTCGCCACCGAGCTGGAGGCCCGGCTCGTCGTCGTCGGACCCGAGGCGCCGCTCGTCGCGGGGGTCGCCGACGCCGTACGGGACGCGGGCATCGCCTGCTTCGGCCCGTCCGCCGAGGCCGCGCGGCTGGAGGGCTCCAAGGCCTTCGCCAAGGACGTCATGGCCGCGGCCAGTGTCCCCACCGGGCGCAGTTACGTCTGTACGACCCCCGAGGAGATCGACAAGGCCCTCGACGCCTTCGGTGCCCCCTTCGTCGTCAAGGACGACGGTCTCGCCGCCGGCAAGGGCGTCGTGGTGACCGACTACATCGCCGCCGCCCGCGAGCACGCGCTCGCCTGTGGCCGCGTCGTCATCGAGGAGTTCCTCGACGGCCCCGAGGTCTCCCTCTTCGCCGTCACCGACGGCCGCACCGTCCTCCCGCTGCGGCCCGCCCAGGACTTCAAGCGGGCGCTCGACGGCGACGAGGGCCCCAACACCGGTGGCATGGGCGCCTATTCGCCGCTCCCGTGGGCCGATCCCAAGCTGGTCGACGAGGTCCTGGAGACGGTGCTCCAGCCGACCGTCGACGAACTGCGCCGCCGTGGCACGCCCTTCGCCGGGCTGCTGTACGCGGGCCTGGCGATCACCGGCCGCGGTGTGCGGGTGATCGAGTTCAACGCCCGTTTCGGGGACCCCGAGACACAGGTGGTCCTGGCCCGGCTGAGGACCCCGCTCGCCGGTGTCCTGCTGGCCGCCGCCGAGGAGCGTCTCGCCGATCAGCCGTCCCTGGTCTGGCGCGACGACGCGGCGGTCACTGTCGTCGTGGCCTCGCACAACTACCCCGGTACGCCGCGCACGGGCGACCCCATCGAGGGCCTGGCCGACGTCGTCGCGCAGGATGCGCCCCACGCGTACGTCCTGCACGCCGGGACCCGGCTGGCCGACGACGGCAGCACGGTCCTGAGCGCCGGTGGCCGGGTGCTGTCCGTCACGGCGACCGGCAAGGATCTCGGGCAGGCGCGGGAGCGGGCGTACGCGGCCGTGGACCGCATTCGCCTGGACGGTTCCCAGCACCGTACGGACATCGCCCGCGAGGCCGCCGAAGCCTGA
- a CDS encoding DNA polymerase III subunit gamma and tau codes for MSSLALYRRYRPESFAEVIGQEHVTDPLQQALRNNRVNHAYLFSGPRGCGKTTSARILARCLNCEQGPTPTPCGVCQSCQDLARTGPGSIDVIEIDAASHGGVDDARDLREKAFFGPAGSRYKIYIIDEAHMVTPAGFNALLKVVEEPPEHLKFIFATTEPEKVIGTIRSRTHHYPFRLVPPGTLRDYLGEVCAKERIPVADGVLPLVVRAGAGSVRDSMSVMDQLLAGAAEDGVTYAMATALLGYTDSSLLDSAIDAFAAGDGAAAFEVVDRVIEGGNDPRRFVADLLERLRDLVILAAVPDAGTKGLIDAPDDVVQRMRDQASVFGAAELSRAADLVNTGLTEMRGATSPRLQLELICARVLLPAAFDDERSVQTRLDRLERGVSAAAFSTGGPAPAMGYVPGPEAHPVAPGGGPAAARAAAQGGGAPGQAPAPPATTPPPAPSAPAPDPEPAPAPAPPSGGRPGAWPGAATPGAPAPAAPEPARKPGGWPTASTPGRGPQPAEPAPAATPSAHEPAGPAAPAGGPVMTQGAGQVRNMWPDILEAVKNRRRFTWILLSQNAQVAGFDGTTLQLGFLNAGARDNFASSGSEEVLKQALSEQFHVQWKIEAIIDPSGGTPQPPAPGGGNNPGGGGGYGGGGGAGGGYGSGGGGGFGGGDGGTRPQAPAPSQRPTPPAQSAPSGAGSGSAVSGAYAPAAPAHTVPGPTTPEQRRPSDAAPPAPRHVAPEDDTPEEDDADLVDSALSGHDLIVRELGATVVEEYPND; via the coding sequence GTGTCGTCCCTAGCGCTGTACCGCCGTTACCGCCCCGAGTCGTTCGCCGAGGTCATCGGGCAGGAGCATGTCACTGACCCGCTGCAGCAGGCCCTGCGCAACAACCGGGTCAATCACGCGTACCTGTTCAGCGGGCCGCGAGGCTGTGGGAAGACCACCAGTGCGCGCATCCTCGCGCGCTGTCTGAACTGTGAGCAGGGGCCCACGCCGACCCCCTGCGGGGTCTGCCAGTCCTGTCAGGACCTGGCCAGGACCGGCCCCGGGTCGATCGATGTCATCGAGATCGACGCGGCTTCGCACGGTGGTGTGGACGACGCGCGTGATCTGCGGGAGAAGGCCTTCTTCGGGCCGGCCGGCAGTCGTTACAAGATCTACATCATCGACGAGGCGCACATGGTCACGCCGGCGGGGTTCAACGCCCTGCTGAAGGTCGTCGAGGAGCCGCCGGAGCATCTCAAGTTCATCTTCGCGACCACCGAGCCGGAGAAGGTCATCGGCACGATCCGGTCGCGTACGCACCACTATCCGTTCCGGCTCGTGCCGCCCGGGACGCTGCGGGACTATCTCGGCGAGGTGTGCGCCAAGGAGCGGATCCCGGTCGCCGACGGGGTGCTGCCCCTGGTGGTGCGGGCCGGGGCCGGGTCCGTGCGGGACTCGATGTCCGTCATGGACCAGCTGCTCGCGGGCGCCGCCGAGGACGGTGTGACGTACGCCATGGCGACGGCCCTCCTCGGTTATACGGACAGTTCGCTGCTCGACTCGGCGATCGACGCCTTCGCGGCGGGCGACGGCGCCGCGGCCTTCGAGGTGGTGGACCGGGTCATCGAGGGCGGCAACGATCCGCGGCGGTTCGTCGCCGACCTGCTGGAGCGGCTGCGGGACCTGGTCATCCTGGCCGCCGTTCCGGACGCCGGTACGAAGGGGCTCATCGACGCCCCGGACGACGTGGTCCAGCGGATGCGGGACCAGGCGTCGGTCTTCGGGGCCGCCGAGCTGAGCCGGGCCGCCGACCTCGTCAACACCGGGCTCACCGAGATGCGGGGCGCCACCTCGCCCAGGCTCCAGCTCGAACTGATCTGCGCGCGCGTGCTGTTGCCCGCGGCCTTCGACGACGAGCGTTCCGTACAGACGCGGCTCGACCGGCTGGAGCGAGGGGTGTCGGCGGCGGCGTTCTCGACCGGGGGCCCGGCGCCCGCCATGGGGTACGTCCCCGGGCCCGAGGCGCACCCGGTGGCGCCCGGCGGCGGACCCGCGGCGGCACGGGCCGCCGCGCAGGGCGGCGGTGCGCCGGGCCAGGCACCCGCGCCCCCCGCCACCACACCGCCCCCCGCACCGTCCGCGCCCGCCCCTGACCCCGAGCCCGCCCCCGCCCCGGCGCCCCCGAGCGGCGGCCGGCCCGGCGCCTGGCCCGGTGCGGCGACGCCCGGCGCGCCCGCCCCGGCCGCTCCCGAGCCCGCCCGCAAGCCCGGCGGCTGGCCCACCGCGTCGACCCCCGGGCGCGGACCGCAGCCCGCCGAGCCCGCTCCGGCCGCGACCCCGTCGGCGCACGAGCCGGCAGGACCGGCCGCCCCCGCCGGCGGCCCCGTCATGACCCAGGGCGCCGGACAGGTGCGGAACATGTGGCCGGACATCCTGGAGGCGGTGAAGAACCGCCGTCGCTTCACCTGGATCCTGCTCAGTCAGAACGCGCAGGTCGCGGGCTTCGACGGGACCACCCTCCAGCTCGGCTTCCTCAACGCGGGCGCCCGTGACAACTTCGCGAGCAGCGGCAGCGAGGAGGTGCTGAAGCAGGCGCTCTCCGAGCAGTTCCACGTGCAGTGGAAGATCGAGGCGATCATCGATCCCTCGGGCGGCACCCCGCAGCCGCCGGCTCCCGGCGGCGGCAACAACCCCGGCGGTGGCGGGGGTTACGGGGGCGGCGGAGGTGCCGGGGGCGGCTACGGAAGCGGAGGCGGTGGCGGCTTCGGCGGCGGGGACGGCGGCACCAGACCCCAGGCACCCGCTCCCTCCCAGCGGCCCACACCGCCCGCCCAGTCCGCCCCTTCCGGGGCGGGCTCCGGCTCCGCGGTGTCCGGCGCCTACGCACCCGCAGCCCCGGCGCACACCGTCCCCGGCCCCACGACGCCCGAACAGCGCCGCCCGTCGGACGCGGCCCCCCCGGCCCCCCGGCACGTCGCCCCCGAGGACGACACTCCTGAAGAGGACGACGCCGACCTCGTCGACTCCGCGCTCTCCGGGCACGACCTGATCGTCCGCGAGCTGGGCGCCACCGTGGTCGAGGAGTATCCGAACGACTAG
- a CDS encoding Eco57I restriction-modification methylase domain-containing protein: MATPLFFDTALHTLPSVPEEAVEHGEVFTRRWVVDLILDLVGYTSDKALCDLKLVEPACGSGAFLGAVASRISASCREQNRPIGDASGAVRALDLLERNVRRSREVVEKHLVDDGWNPADARQVAAAWVEQGDYLLQPEGTQHADYVVGNPPYIRLEDVPADRMAVYRRACPTMGGRADIYVGFFEVALRSLGPGGQLGFICADRWMRNQYGRRLRQMVTKGFSVDLALVMHDVDAFDDQVSAYPAITLISKRPQGTAVAADATRAFGAPQATDFARWYASGRDEAVVTEAFQAARMPHWFPDEDSWPSASPARLAVLEELTERFQLLENDGTGTRVGIGIATGADKIFLTNNGKLIEEDRLLPMAMVRDTTSGTLNWNGTYLVNPWSASGDLVDLAAYPRLARYLDENGAALRQRYVAVKQPHRWYKTIDKVDHALTRRPKLLFPDMKLTIHPVLDEGGLYPHHNLYFIVSDVWDMRVLGGLLLSKVAEAFVEAYAVKMRGGTLRFQAQYLRKIRVPDPEAIGERDREALAAAFDKRDVRAATEAALRVYGLAELPD, encoded by the coding sequence GTGGCCACTCCCCTGTTCTTCGACACCGCCCTCCACACCCTCCCCTCGGTCCCCGAGGAGGCCGTGGAGCACGGCGAGGTGTTCACGCGGCGCTGGGTCGTCGATCTGATCCTCGACCTCGTGGGCTACACCTCTGATAAAGCCCTCTGCGACCTGAAGCTCGTGGAGCCGGCCTGCGGGTCAGGTGCGTTTCTAGGAGCCGTGGCTTCGCGGATCAGCGCATCCTGCCGCGAGCAGAACCGTCCCATCGGTGACGCAAGCGGTGCCGTGCGTGCGCTCGATCTGCTGGAGCGCAACGTCCGCAGGAGCCGCGAAGTCGTCGAGAAGCACTTGGTCGACGACGGCTGGAACCCGGCGGATGCCCGGCAGGTGGCGGCGGCCTGGGTCGAGCAGGGTGACTACCTACTCCAGCCCGAAGGGACCCAGCACGCGGACTACGTGGTCGGCAACCCGCCCTACATCCGCTTGGAGGACGTCCCCGCGGACAGGATGGCGGTCTACCGTCGCGCGTGCCCCACCATGGGCGGCCGTGCAGACATCTATGTCGGCTTCTTCGAAGTCGCGCTCCGAAGCCTCGGCCCCGGAGGACAACTGGGCTTCATCTGCGCGGACCGGTGGATGCGCAATCAGTACGGCCGGCGGCTCCGGCAGATGGTGACCAAGGGCTTCAGCGTGGACCTGGCTCTGGTTATGCACGATGTCGACGCCTTCGACGACCAGGTTTCGGCCTACCCAGCCATCACGCTCATCAGCAAGCGGCCCCAGGGCACCGCCGTAGCAGCGGACGCCACGCGAGCCTTCGGTGCTCCCCAAGCCACCGACTTTGCGCGTTGGTACGCGAGTGGTCGGGATGAAGCGGTCGTGACGGAAGCCTTCCAGGCTGCTCGCATGCCGCACTGGTTCCCGGACGAGGACTCATGGCCGAGTGCCTCTCCGGCCCGGCTGGCCGTGCTCGAAGAGCTGACGGAGCGCTTCCAACTGCTCGAGAACGACGGCACCGGTACCCGGGTCGGCATCGGGATCGCCACTGGCGCGGACAAGATCTTCCTCACCAACAACGGCAAGTTGATCGAGGAAGATCGACTGCTGCCGATGGCCATGGTCCGCGACACCACAAGCGGGACCCTGAACTGGAACGGCACCTATCTGGTCAACCCCTGGTCGGCCAGCGGCGACCTGGTCGACCTCGCTGCGTATCCGCGGCTTGCCCGATATCTCGACGAAAACGGAGCAGCGCTGCGCCAGCGCTATGTGGCGGTCAAACAGCCGCACCGCTGGTACAAGACCATCGACAAGGTCGATCACGCGCTGACCCGGCGGCCCAAGCTGCTGTTCCCGGACATGAAGCTGACGATCCATCCGGTACTCGACGAGGGCGGACTGTACCCTCACCACAACCTGTACTTCATCGTCTCGGACGTCTGGGACATGCGCGTGCTGGGTGGTCTCCTACTCTCCAAGGTCGCGGAAGCATTCGTGGAGGCGTACGCGGTCAAGATGCGAGGGGGGACCCTCCGCTTCCAGGCTCAGTACCTCCGCAAGATCCGGGTCCCAGACCCGGAAGCGATCGGCGAGCGCGACCGAGAAGCCCTGGCGGCAGCTTTCGACAAGCGAGACGTGAGGGCCGCCACGGAGGCCGCCCTGCGCGTCTACGGACTTGCCGAGCTTCCTGACTAG
- a CDS encoding phosphoribosylaminoimidazolesuccinocarboxamide synthase — protein MSGFVEKPEPLQVPGLVHLHTGKVRDLYRNEAGDLVMVASDRISAYDWVLPTEIPDKGRVLTQLSLWWFDKFTDLAPSHVISTDLPDGAPADWAGRTLICEPLRMTPVECVARGYLTGSGLAEYEQTRTVCGLALPEGLVDGSELPAPIFTPATKAAVGDHDENVSYEEVARQVGAETAALLRRTTLDVYGRARDIARDRGIILADTKFEFGFDTDDRLVLADEVLTPDSSRFWPAATWEPGHAQPSYDKQYVRDWLTSPASGWDRASEQPPPELPQEIVDATRAKYLEAYELLTGTRW, from the coding sequence GTGTCCGGATTCGTAGAAAAGCCCGAGCCGCTTCAGGTCCCGGGCCTGGTGCATCTGCACACCGGCAAGGTGCGCGACCTGTACCGGAACGAGGCGGGCGATCTCGTGATGGTCGCCAGCGACCGCATCTCCGCGTACGACTGGGTCCTGCCCACCGAAATCCCCGACAAGGGACGGGTCCTGACGCAGCTCTCGCTCTGGTGGTTCGACAAGTTCACCGACCTCGCGCCGAGCCATGTCATCTCCACCGACCTCCCGGACGGCGCCCCCGCCGACTGGGCCGGCCGCACACTCATCTGCGAGCCCCTGCGGATGACCCCGGTCGAGTGCGTCGCCCGCGGCTATCTCACCGGCTCCGGTCTCGCGGAGTACGAGCAGACCCGCACCGTCTGCGGACTCGCCCTCCCCGAGGGCCTGGTCGACGGCTCCGAGCTGCCGGCGCCGATCTTCACCCCCGCCACCAAGGCCGCCGTCGGCGACCACGACGAGAACGTGTCGTACGAGGAGGTCGCCCGCCAGGTCGGCGCCGAGACCGCCGCGCTGCTGCGCCGTACGACGCTCGACGTCTACGGCCGCGCCCGCGACATCGCCCGCGACCGGGGCATCATCCTGGCCGACACGAAGTTCGAGTTCGGCTTCGACACCGACGACCGGCTGGTGCTCGCCGACGAGGTGCTGACCCCGGACTCCTCGCGCTTCTGGCCGGCGGCGACCTGGGAGCCGGGCCACGCGCAGCCGTCGTACGACAAGCAGTACGTACGGGACTGGCTGACGTCGCCCGCCTCCGGCTGGGACCGCGCGAGCGAGCAGCCACCGCCGGAGCTGCCCCAGGAGATCGTGGACGCGACGCGCGCCAAGTACCTGGAGGCGTACGAACTCCTCACCGGTACGCGCTGGTAG
- a CDS encoding N,N-dimethylformamidase beta subunit family domain-containing protein: MCADHIRRWESGALAHAVSDPFGQGPVPWLRGSETYFDDTGQVVPWYADPTLGRDRGGTRTADDVHRQIKGFASTGAAAPGESIDFHVTVDPPQPFAVDIYRIGHYGGEGARKITTSPRLSGIVQPAPLAAERTVSCHHWWLSWRLQIPSYWSLGAYVAVLTTTDGYRSHIPFTVRDSHPADLLLLLPDITWQAYNLYPEDGRLGASLYHAWDEQGRLLGEEDAAITVSFDRPYAGAGLPIHVGHAYDFIRWAERYGYDIAYADARDLHAGRIDPTRYRGLVFPGHDEYWSLPMRRTVERARAHGTSLVFLSANTMYWQVELGPSASGIPDRLLTCRKRHGPGRPALWREVDKPEQQLLGIQYVGRVPEPHPMVVRNAEHWFWEATGASEGDEIPGLVAGEADRYFPRTALPEHDERMLLAHSPYRDGDNALRHQETSLYRAPSGALVFASGTFAWSPALDRPGHVDPRVQRATANLLDRICKRD; the protein is encoded by the coding sequence ATGTGCGCCGATCACATCCGACGGTGGGAGTCGGGCGCGCTCGCCCACGCCGTCTCAGACCCCTTCGGCCAGGGACCGGTGCCCTGGCTGCGCGGCAGCGAGACCTACTTCGACGACACCGGCCAGGTCGTCCCCTGGTACGCGGACCCGACGCTCGGGCGCGACCGCGGCGGCACCCGCACCGCCGACGACGTCCACCGACAGATCAAGGGCTTCGCCTCCACCGGCGCCGCCGCGCCCGGCGAGTCGATCGACTTCCACGTCACCGTCGATCCGCCCCAGCCGTTCGCCGTGGACATCTACCGGATCGGGCACTACGGCGGCGAGGGCGCCCGCAAGATCACCACCAGCCCCCGCCTCTCCGGCATCGTCCAGCCCGCCCCGCTCGCCGCCGAGCGCACGGTCTCCTGTCACCACTGGTGGCTCTCCTGGCGACTCCAGATCCCGTCGTACTGGTCGCTCGGCGCGTACGTGGCCGTCCTCACCACCACCGACGGCTACCGCTCCCACATCCCCTTCACGGTCCGCGACAGCCACCCCGCCGACCTGCTCCTGCTGCTGCCCGACATCACCTGGCAGGCGTACAACCTCTACCCGGAGGACGGCCGTCTCGGCGCCAGCCTCTACCACGCCTGGGACGAGCAGGGCCGGCTCCTCGGTGAGGAGGACGCGGCGATCACCGTCTCCTTCGACCGCCCGTACGCGGGCGCCGGCCTGCCCATCCACGTGGGCCACGCGTACGACTTCATCCGCTGGGCCGAGCGCTACGGCTACGACATCGCCTACGCCGACGCCCGCGATCTGCACGCAGGCAGGATCGACCCGACCCGCTACCGGGGGCTGGTCTTCCCCGGCCACGACGAGTACTGGTCGCTCCCCATGCGCCGCACCGTCGAGCGGGCGCGTGCGCACGGCACGTCGCTGGTCTTCCTCTCCGCCAACACCATGTACTGGCAGGTCGAGTTGGGCCCGTCCGCCTCCGGCATCCCCGACCGTCTCCTCACCTGCCGCAAGCGCCACGGCCCCGGCCGCCCGGCCCTCTGGCGGGAGGTGGACAAGCCGGAGCAGCAGCTGCTCGGCATCCAGTACGTGGGCCGGGTCCCCGAGCCGCACCCGATGGTCGTACGGAACGCGGAGCACTGGTTCTGGGAAGCCACCGGCGCCTCCGAGGGCGACGAGATCCCCGGCCTGGTCGCCGGCGAGGCGGACCGTTACTTCCCGCGTACGGCGCTGCCCGAGCACGACGAACGGATGCTGCTGGCCCACTCGCCGTACCGGGACGGCGACAACGCCCTGCGCCATCAGGAGACTTCGCTCTACCGGGCGCCCTCCGGCGCACTCGTCTTCGCCTCGGGAACCTTCGCGTGGTCACCCGCCCTGGACCGCCCCGGCCATGTCGACCCGCGCGTCCAGCGGGCGACCGCGAATCTCCTCGACCGCATCTGCAAGCGGGACTGA
- a CDS encoding NF041680 family putative transposase encodes MSLSHHVVRQDPIAGLSRFRGEFYSCLTRRADALFELADAVLCADGPVRSLVELSLVGEHRRGHGGLYDALAAGRVDVARLRRALATVPLPRAADGRLVLAADLTCRLRPSAHTSPQRILCHTYGRGKDQHIPVPGWPYSVICALETGRSSWTAPLDALRLAPGDDAATVTARQMRELVERLVTAGQWKDGDQEILIVVDAGYDVPRLAFLLKDLPVQVLGRMRSDRVLRRAVPPREPGVLGRPPRHGGEFVFGDPDTWNTPDIQTVTATRLYGTATARAWDRLHPRLTHRSAWTAELGALPVIEGTVIRLQVEYLPSGATPKPVWLWWSGTDATETTVDRLWQAFLRRFDIEHTFRLFKQTLGWTCPKIRSPEAADRWTWLTLAVFTQLRLARPLAADLRRPWEKPTPPDRLTPARVRRGFRHLRPKAACPAEAPKPARPGPGRPPGRKNNQPTARYDVHTVGKPGSAKRRKKKSTTPRPRRTG; translated from the coding sequence ATGAGTCTGTCGCATCACGTCGTCCGGCAGGATCCGATTGCGGGACTGTCACGCTTCCGGGGTGAGTTCTACTCCTGTCTGACCAGGCGTGCGGACGCCTTGTTCGAACTCGCGGACGCGGTGTTGTGCGCGGATGGTCCGGTCCGGTCCTTGGTGGAGCTGTCGCTGGTGGGCGAACACCGGCGGGGACACGGCGGGCTCTACGATGCCCTGGCCGCGGGCCGGGTCGACGTCGCCCGGCTGCGGCGGGCCCTGGCGACGGTGCCGCTGCCGAGGGCGGCGGACGGCCGGCTGGTTCTGGCCGCCGACCTCACCTGCCGGCTGCGGCCCAGCGCCCACACCTCGCCGCAGCGGATCCTGTGCCACACCTATGGGCGGGGCAAGGACCAGCACATTCCCGTTCCCGGCTGGCCGTACTCGGTGATCTGCGCGCTGGAGACCGGCCGCAGTTCCTGGACCGCACCGCTGGACGCACTGCGTCTGGCACCGGGCGACGATGCCGCCACCGTCACCGCCCGGCAGATGCGCGAACTCGTCGAGCGGCTGGTCACGGCCGGCCAGTGGAAGGACGGTGATCAGGAGATCCTGATCGTGGTGGACGCCGGATACGACGTGCCACGTCTGGCCTTCCTTCTGAAGGATCTGCCGGTGCAGGTACTGGGCCGGATGCGCTCGGACCGCGTCCTGCGACGCGCGGTCCCACCCCGTGAGCCCGGTGTCCTGGGCCGCCCACCCCGCCACGGCGGCGAGTTCGTCTTCGGTGACCCGGACACCTGGAACACCCCCGACATTCAGACGGTGACCGCAACCCGCCTATACGGGACAGCCACCGCCAGGGCCTGGGACCGGCTCCACCCGAGGCTGACCCACCGCTCCGCCTGGACTGCTGAGCTGGGTGCCCTGCCGGTGATCGAGGGCACCGTGATCCGTCTGCAGGTCGAGTACCTGCCCAGCGGTGCGACACCGAAGCCGGTCTGGTTGTGGTGGTCGGGCACCGACGCCACCGAAACCACCGTCGACCGGCTCTGGCAGGCATTCCTGCGGCGCTTCGACATCGAACACACCTTCCGCCTTTTCAAGCAGACCCTGGGCTGGACCTGCCCGAAGATCCGCAGCCCCGAAGCCGCAGACCGCTGGACCTGGCTGACCCTCGCGGTCTTCACCCAGCTCCGGCTCGCCCGCCCACTGGCAGCCGATCTCCGCAGGCCGTGGGAGAAACCGACCCCGCCCGACAGGCTCACTCCCGCACGAGTCCGCCGCGGCTTTCGGCACCTCCGCCCGAAGGCAGCCTGCCCAGCCGAAGCACCGAAACCCGCCCGACCCGGCCCAGGACGCCCACCCGGCCGCAAGAACAACCAACCCACTGCCCGCTATGACGTGCACACAGTTGGCAAACCAGGCTCCGCGAAGCGACGCAAGAAGAAGTCAACGACCCCGCGTCCACGCCGCACAGGTTAA
- a CDS encoding transposase family protein → MVGNSARALVISNRRITGLTADVIAELVAEVGPLWHERHQARLASRPRKRAMGAGAKHRLVFVDRLLATLVHLRHGTTHDVLACWFGVDRSTITRAINEVRPLLAERGCTISPDVRLRTLAEVVDHLGATGKTGIIDGTEIRVRRPAQGRKDRDKFISGKNKQNAVKSMVVTDGEGRMLWCSPTKPGSCADITHARQLGLVELLAGGPAVEILADAGYQGLGAQTGGRVVTPPHRKFKKNAPDWYEDMYERQRKAHSSRRIRVEHGIAHLKNWRALARHLGRREHMSDTVQAIAGLLSHQQGADLTSARQM, encoded by the coding sequence GTGGTGGGGAACTCGGCTCGTGCACTGGTCATCAGCAACCGGCGGATCACGGGCCTGACGGCCGATGTGATCGCTGAACTCGTCGCCGAAGTGGGGCCGTTGTGGCACGAGCGCCACCAGGCCAGGCTTGCCTCCCGGCCGCGCAAGCGGGCCATGGGCGCCGGCGCGAAGCACCGGCTGGTGTTTGTCGACCGGCTGCTGGCCACTCTCGTCCATCTCCGTCACGGGACTACCCACGACGTGCTGGCCTGCTGGTTTGGCGTGGACCGCTCCACCATCACCCGGGCCATCAACGAGGTGCGGCCCCTGCTCGCCGAGCGAGGGTGCACCATCAGCCCCGACGTACGGCTGCGGACTCTGGCCGAAGTCGTCGACCATCTCGGCGCGACAGGGAAGACCGGCATCATCGACGGCACCGAGATCCGGGTCCGGCGGCCGGCCCAAGGACGCAAGGACCGGGACAAGTTCATCTCCGGCAAGAACAAGCAGAACGCCGTCAAATCCATGGTGGTCACGGACGGCGAAGGACGCATGCTGTGGTGCAGCCCGACCAAGCCCGGGAGTTGCGCGGACATCACCCACGCACGCCAGTTGGGGCTGGTGGAGCTCCTGGCCGGTGGGCCTGCGGTCGAGATCCTCGCCGATGCCGGCTACCAGGGGCTCGGCGCACAGACCGGCGGACGCGTGGTGACGCCACCGCACCGCAAGTTCAAGAAGAACGCCCCGGACTGGTACGAGGATATGTACGAGCGCCAGCGCAAGGCGCACTCCTCACGCCGTATCCGGGTCGAGCACGGCATCGCACATCTCAAGAACTGGCGGGCACTCGCACGCCACCTCGGCCGCCGCGAGCACATGAGCGACACGGTCCAGGCCATCGCCGGCCTGCTGTCTCATCAGCAGGGCGCAGACCTGACATCGGCACGGCAGATGTGA